From Acidimicrobiales bacterium, one genomic window encodes:
- a CDS encoding DUF2461 domain-containing protein yields MTMAEGEPFTGFGPDLVAFLAGLEADNSKAYFDAHRKVYDDQVRRPLQQLCLAVGDRLAAGPVPDLRYEPKVGRSMFRINRDLRFSKDPTPYHPHLDLAWWHGDHPKTSPAFIMRIRHDEVLTGVGVFALTDHRLDRYRAAVVGEPGRELDRIVAAITAAVPDASLSEPGRKRVPKGFDAEHPRARYLLHDGLHLSGVEPLPSTVTSAAFADHVVERLGRYVELHRWLVAHT; encoded by the coding sequence ATGACGATGGCCGAAGGGGAACCCTTCACCGGCTTCGGGCCCGATCTCGTGGCGTTCCTGGCCGGGCTCGAGGCCGACAACAGCAAGGCGTACTTCGATGCCCACCGGAAGGTCTACGACGATCAGGTCCGCCGGCCCCTCCAGCAGCTGTGCCTCGCAGTCGGTGACCGGCTTGCGGCCGGGCCGGTGCCGGATCTCCGATACGAGCCGAAGGTCGGTCGCTCGATGTTCCGCATCAACCGCGACCTGCGGTTCAGCAAGGACCCCACGCCCTACCACCCGCACCTCGACCTGGCCTGGTGGCACGGCGATCACCCGAAAACGAGTCCGGCGTTCATCATGCGGATCCGCCACGACGAGGTGCTGACCGGCGTCGGTGTGTTCGCGCTGACCGACCACCGTCTCGATCGGTATCGCGCTGCGGTCGTCGGCGAACCCGGACGGGAGCTGGACCGCATCGTCGCCGCCATCACCGCAGCCGTCCCGGACGCGTCGCTGAGCGAGCCCGGCCGCAAGCGGGTACCGAAGGGTTTCGACGCCGAACATCCGCGGGCTCGCTACCTCCTGCACGACGGCCTGCACCTCAGCGGGGTGGAACCACTTCCTTCCACGGTCACGAGCGCGGCGTTCGCCGATCACGTCGTGGAGCGCCTCGGTCGGTACGTCGAGCTCCACCGCTGGCTCGTCGCCCACACCTGA